From Melospiza melodia melodia isolate bMelMel2 chromosome 2, bMelMel2.pri, whole genome shotgun sequence:
TTCTGGGAAGGACTTATTGCAAGCAGCACTATTCCAGTTTTACTTTTTCCTGGGGAAATGTGATAACTCTCAGCTAGGCCCACATGTGAATGCTGAATGTATGTTTCTTTATGGTCCAATCCATTTCCCATGGCAATGAATGAAAAGCTTTTCTAGATAGTGAATTTGGGTGAGTTTTTGAGATCTGGTAATGAAgacacttttgtttttcaggtttCACCCACCGGCTGTGGTTGGTACGATGGGGAGCGCAGCAGCTTGTGCTAAACTGCTAGCTCTTGACCAGCTGGAATGTAAAAATGCCTTGGCTATTGCTGCCTCCTATGCAGGTGCCCCACTGGCTAATGCAGCAACCCAAATAAAACCCCTCCATATTGGGAATGCTGCCAAGAATGGACTGGAAGCAGCTTGCTTAGCTTTACAGGGCCTTCAAGGAAACAAACAGATCTTGGACATGGAGTCAGGGATGGGTGCCTTCTATACAGATTACAACCCACAGACTCTGCCAACCTTGCAGTCCTACCCATGGCTCTTGGACCAGCAAGATGTGGCCATCAAACGCTTTCCTGCTCATCTCGCAACACACTGGGTGGCTGATGCAGCATCTTCTGTTAGAAGGAAGCTCGTGGAGAGCAGTGAGAGTTCGCTCCCCATTGATAAAATTGAGAAAGTCATTCTCAAAGTCCCTGAGGTCAAATACGTGAACAGACCCAGCCCAGCCTCAGAGCACGAAGCACGACACTCCTTCCAGTTTGTTGCGTGCTCAGCTTTGCTGGATGGCAGCATGTCAGTCCAGTCCTTCAGCAGTGAGAACATTCACCGGCCGGCCTTGAGGGAGCTCCTCTGCAAAACGCAGCTGGAGCACCCCCCTGACAACACACCCAGCTTTGACAGCCTGTACTGCCAAGTCAGCGTCACGCTTCGGGGCGGCAGCACCATCAGCGACCGCTGCGCTACCTTCTACGGGCACTGGAGGAAACCTCTGGAAAAGGAAGACTTGGAGAAAAAGTTTCAATCCAATGTGCTCAACATCCTGCCCACAGAAGCCATGGAAGGCATTATAGAGACTGTGTACAACCTGGAAAAAGTAGAGGACTGTTCTGTATTAAGTACATTTCTATCAGGACAGTCTGCTAGAGCACTTCCAGAGAAGCTGCGCTTCCTCTGAGCGTTCTGGCCAACAGCTACGTGCTCCTCACAAAGCCAATGCAAAATTCAGGACAAACTCTTACTTAGTGACTCAAGCACTTTTAAATAAGACTCCTGTAACACAAGAACCATATTCAGTTCAATGCTGTGGGTTTTGATTAGGTAAATAATTTGGTGTTTATGTGCCCAGCTTAGCCAGGCTGAACAGAAGATCCTGTGTTggcacagctgaccccagctaTCTTTGTACCTCTAGAGGCAGAGCACTCACTGCTTGCTCACAGCACAAAAatctccctgctcctctgccaaaaatctgttttctccttctcctAAATAACTCCAACAGGAAATCCAAACTCTGGAAGACTAGGGAAGTCCTCTGTCTGTGAAAATCATCATGGTTAGAAGTACAGAGAATGAAAACCTTTTCATAATTATTTCTGTAGATCTATCTCTACAAGCTCCTTGAAGAGGGAATCTGTTATGGCTGAGTGTTGACATTTGTGCTAAAATAAACCCAGCAGATGTAGGGAGGGGTAGCACTCCCTACTCTGCAGCATGTCATGTGTCACTGTAGCCATTGCTCTGGCACTGAGGCAGCAAAGGCCTGGGCCCAGCCTGATCACACGAGTGCTGAGCACGAGGGACAGCTCCGCGCTCCTCACCATAAAGGCATTTTTGCCCCGTTCCACCTGCTGGCTGCTCCGTGGTGCAGGTCTGTTCCTGTTTCATTCCTGCCCGTTACACGAGACACTGAGCAGGTGATGTCAGTGTAGGTTATTTCAGGCCCAGCAGAGTGTGGGCTGCACCACAATGGGCAGGAGTGACAGACCTGTGAGCACCAGAGCACTTCTTACCAACTCAGAGACAAGTCAGTGTCCACAGTGAACCCAGACCATGAATTCCGGGAATTTTTTGTTCCTCCAGGACTAGAAAGCCTTGCCAGACTGATCGTCTAAGAGAAGCTGTCAAGCCTTTCTTCACATTTAGAAGATCAAAGCATGGTTTCTAATACATATAAAATTGTCTTCCTCAGGGCAATAAACAATGtatgcaagaaaaaaaatttcaaaataaatcTCATTAATTTTACTAAATAAATCGGAAATGCCTTCATTTATTGGCGCAAAACTTGTGTATTTTGCACATGCAATGCATCCATTTGTGCTGCATCTTGGTTTATAAAGTTGGTTTACCTAGGGGCTCTGCAAAAATTTTGGAAGTCCATCAGTAATACTTGCTTAAAGACttgcaaggggaaaaaagaaccCAAATAACCACATTCTTTTATTATTCTCCTCTGATTAGAAATCAGAATTGAATTATTCACCTATACTGATGGTAAACAGACTCATTTACAGCTACTTCACTTGTAATTGCAGCTGGGTACATTGCAATTGCTATTGCAGCTGAATACATTtgga
This genomic window contains:
- the ACOD1 gene encoding cis-aconitate decarboxylase encodes the protein MWAKTVTGNFAKVIHGLNANQLTDEVIQRSKRMILDTLGVGLLGTSTEVFHKVAQYSKIYSSDLSSTIWGHLDFRLPPLYAAFVNGVAVHSMDFDDTWHPATHPSGAVLPALIALSEAFPQKKKISGLDLLLAFNVGIEVQGRLLHFSREARNIPRRFHPPAVVGTMGSAAACAKLLALDQLECKNALAIAASYAGAPLANAATQIKPLHIGNAAKNGLEAACLALQGLQGNKQILDMESGMGAFYTDYNPQTLPTLQSYPWLLDQQDVAIKRFPAHLATHWVADAASSVRRKLVESSESSLPIDKIEKVILKVPEVKYVNRPSPASEHEARHSFQFVACSALLDGSMSVQSFSSENIHRPALRELLCKTQLEHPPDNTPSFDSLYCQVSVTLRGGSTISDRCATFYGHWRKPLEKEDLEKKFQSNVLNILPTEAMEGIIETVYNLEKVEDCSVLSTFLSGQSARALPEKLRFL